In Methylomonas sp. ZR1, one DNA window encodes the following:
- a CDS encoding FeoA family protein, which yields MSTYLKALATGDTGRIVGFDQSGGVYRKKLLAMGLTPGTEFTITRFAPMGDPVEIKIRGFSLSLRKNEASVLLIEKI from the coding sequence ATGTCGACATATCTTAAAGCGCTGGCGACTGGCGATACAGGCCGTATAGTTGGATTCGATCAATCGGGTGGCGTTTATCGCAAGAAGTTGTTGGCCATGGGTTTAACACCAGGCACTGAATTTACAATTACGCGATTTGCACCGATGGGCGATCCGGTTGAAATCAAAATTCGCGGCTTTTCGTTGTCGCTGCGTAAAAACGAGGCCTCCGTCTTACTTATAGAAAAAATATGA